Part of the Candidatus Dadabacteria bacterium genome is shown below.
GAAAACTATCTGGTCGTTGTACTTGTAGCCATTATAGAGAACAAGTCTCAGGGTATCCACTATGTCGTGCGAATCCTCTTTTACGTTGGCTATCAGGAGTTCACCGTATCCCCCGAACGATACTCCTTGGTCAACCCTGTAGACTTTTGACGCTGCGGGGGCCACCCCGAATTCTGTCTCATAGACCGGAGGCTCCGTTACCGAAGCGGACTTTATAGCTTCTATCTCATCCGCTAGAATTTTTATCTGCTCCTCAAGCTTTTTTATCTTTTCGTCCGAAGCTGTAGCCGCTAGAGAAACCTGAGTCCCTACAAGTAAAAAAATCAGGAAGAAGACAGAAAGAATTTTCCACCGTCTTGTATAATTAAGCATCTGTTGACATCCTCCTTTTGCGACCTGTTAGGGTTGCGCAATTAATAGATATTCTGGATATTTAATATCCATGATACAGATTTATAACATTCTGGAGTTATGATGTCAAGAATTTTTATTTACAGACAAGAAAATCAGCGAAATTACCCGTCTGATTTTCTTCCCGGAACCATGTAGAAAGGTGAAAATGACGACAATGAGAATTATTGACAATAAAGGTCTAGAATGGTAAAAAATACCTTCCCTGACTCCCAAGATGGGGAGATGTCCGCGGACTATGCTTAAAAAAAGTTTCTTCTATTTGTCAGTTCTCATATTTCTTCTTTTTCCCGCGCTCTCTTATGCCACGGAGATAGACAGGATTCTCTCTCTTGTCGATTACATAGGAGGAGATTACCCAAATGCCGTAAAAGAAGGGAAGATCATAAACGAATTTGAGTATCAGGAAATGCTGGACTTTTCTTCCGCAGCTGTTGGCCTGTGGGAAAAAACGGGTGAAAAGAGAGAAGGAACAACTGATTTTTCCGAAAAATTCGCACGTCTGCACTCAATTGTAGTATCCAAGGGACCCGCCTCCGAAGTGGAAAGCCTTGCAGGTGAACTGAAGGGGCGGATCATTTCAGCCTATGACATCAAACCCTATCCGGCGAATATACCCGATTACGAAAGCGGAAAAGAGCTTTACGTAAGCAACTGTTCCTCCTGTCATGGGCTCTCAGGAAGGCCGGACGATGCTTTCTCTAAGACCCTCAATCCTCCTCCCACGGATTTCACAGACCCTGATATAAATCTCGGGCTCTCACCCTTTAAAGTTTACAACACCACCACTTTCGGGATCGAAGGTACCGCCATGACCTCGTTCGAAAAAGTGCTTGACGAAAAACAGAAATGGGATGTGGCGTTTTATGTTCTCTCGCTCGGGTATCCGGACCTTCCCTCAGGCGGAGGTACTTCTGGGCTCTCCACGGAGAATATTCCCCATGATGTAAGAAAGCTTGAAAATCTTGCCCTAGCCAGCAATGCGGAGATTTTTCTTAATGTCGGAGCCGGGGGCAGTGACGAAGAAGTTCTTTTTTATCTGAGAACCGCTTATCTTCGGGATGGAATTGCTGGAGGTGCATCCGAAGCTATAGCCCATACCCTGAGGAAACTTGAAGAGGCCATCGATCTTTACGAGGCCGGTAGAAAGGACGAGGCTTTCAAGGAGGCTCTCGACGGGTACCTGGGAGGGTTTCAGAGAATCGAACCTGCCCTGGTATCGAAAAAAAGACCGCTTGTTCTTGAGGTTGAGAAAAAAATGGGATTTTTCAGGTCATTAGTGATGTCCGACCGGGACTCCTCCGAGCTTCATGATCTGAAAGCTAGCATAGAGGAGAATCTTCGCGAGTCGGAACGCATTCTACAAGGCGGCTCATCGCTCGGCAACTACCTGAGTTTTGTTAATTCCTTTGCCATAATACTCAGAGAAGCGCTTGAAGCTCTGCTGATCATTGCGGCCATTATCGCCGCTTTAGCGCATTCAGGTAACCGCGGGATGATCAGGTACGTTCACTACGGGTGGGTGCTTGCCATCTTTGCAGGACTGGCGACGTGGGTTGCGGCAAGAACTATAATAGACATCTCGGGGGCTAGGAGAGAGATTGTGGAAGGAGTGACTTCTCTTCTGGCAGCAGTGATTCTTTTTTACGTAAGTTACTGGCTTGTCTCAAAGGCGGACGTAAAAAAATGGAAGGAATACGTCCGCTCCAAAACCCAAGGCGC
Proteins encoded:
- a CDS encoding cytochrome c/FTR1 family iron permease is translated as MLKKSFFYLSVLIFLLFPALSYATEIDRILSLVDYIGGDYPNAVKEGKIINEFEYQEMLDFSSAAVGLWEKTGEKREGTTDFSEKFARLHSIVVSKGPASEVESLAGELKGRIISAYDIKPYPANIPDYESGKELYVSNCSSCHGLSGRPDDAFSKTLNPPPTDFTDPDINLGLSPFKVYNTTTFGIEGTAMTSFEKVLDEKQKWDVAFYVLSLGYPDLPSGGGTSGLSTENIPHDVRKLENLALASNAEIFLNVGAGGSDEEVLFYLRTAYLRDGIAGGASEAIAHTLRKLEEAIDLYEAGRKDEAFKEALDGYLGGFQRIEPALVSKKRPLVLEVEKKMGFFRSLVMSDRDSSELHDLKASIEENLRESERILQGGSSLGNYLSFVNSFAIILREALEALLIIAAIIAALAHSGNRGMIRYVHYGWVLAIFAGLATWVAARTIIDISGARREIVEGVTSLLAAVILFYVSYWLVSKADVKKWKEYVRSKTQGALTRRSGLTLAFVSFLAVYREAFETMLFYQALFFQTGSSTPHVIYGLIAGVAVVFVIAFLMYRFTLRIPLKYFFSFTSVFLYLLCFILLGKGILELQEAGIISSTTADFIPYMDTLGIYPSYESAVPQAVLLLLAFSLFARNYVYREKHS